A genome region from Littorina saxatilis isolate snail1 linkage group LG16, US_GU_Lsax_2.0, whole genome shotgun sequence includes the following:
- the LOC138951239 gene encoding putative nuclease HARBI1: MGSQSWFPGVVGAIGGTYIKIPGTRVENSDAYICHKGFPAMHLQVVCDKDLLFLDVFTGYTGSVHDSRVFPNSDLHGVLESDASKLPPEYLMIWDSAYPQSPQVPAGSIPRQRPSDPCGNCLQQSPGKDKS; encoded by the exons ATGGGCAGCCAGAGCTGGTTTCCCGGCGTAGTTGGAGCGATTGGTGGGACCTACATAAAGATACCAGGAACCAGGGTTGAGAACAGCGACGCGTACATCTGCCACAAAGGTTTCCCAGCGATGCATCTCCAG gtTGTATGCGACAAAGACCTCCTCTTTCTGGATGTGTTTACGGGTTACACTGGGTCCGTGCATGACAGCCGAGTTTTCCCCAACTCAGATCTCCATGGAGTGTTGGAGTCTGACGCAAGTAAGCTGCCTCCAGAGTACCTTATGATCTGGGACTCGGCCTACCCTCAGTCTCCGCAAGTACCTGCTGGTTCCATTCCGCGACAACGGCCATCTGACCCCTGTGGAAACTGCCTACAACAGAGCCCAGGCAAGGACAAGAGTTGA
- the LOC138950064 gene encoding uncharacterized protein gives MNNFPLGSDLTHNVICSSDVSAIAETKDVSVQCNLINAPPLKHNAGSTDENVGTDESVGKEERKDERQRAAPAEEDEPADEDGGEPEDPQFLNAPEPRPSPDLEDKYIVFQANLMQLFESCPRCSHPAKAFISKTVGSCIHVRQDCSKCCFFREWTSQPYIKQMPCGNLLLSSTVVLSGCSPKKILRLFYLLNVRYILESKFFWHQRHFIFSTVERKWKREQSELISQLQDEGRSLELIGDGRSDSPGHCAKYGTYTLIEQGLGKVLDIQIVQEMSSSGHQDVTWLD, from the exons ATGAATAACTTTCCTCTGGGGAGTGACCTGAcaca CAATGTCATTTGTTCTTCAGATGTTTCTGCCATTGCCGAAACCAAGGATGTCAGCGTCCAATGCAACCTGATCAACGCCCCACCTCTAAAACACAATGCCGGTTCTACAGATGAGAATGTGGGAACAGATGAGAGTGTGGGGAAGGAAGAACGAAAAGACGAACGACAGCGCGCTGCACCTGCGGAAGAGGACGAGCCTGCTGACGAGGATGGAGGTGAACCAGAAGATCCGCAGTTCTT GAATGCCCCTGAGCCGAGACCCAGCCCCGACCTGGAAGACAAGTACATTGTCTTCCAGGCAAACTTGATGCAGCTGTTTGAGAGTTGTCCTCGATGCTCTCACCCTGCGAAGGCCTTCATATCGAAGACAGTTGGATCTTGCATCCACGTCCGACAAGACTGCTCCAAGTGCTGTTTCTTCAGAGAGTGGACCAGCCAACCGTACATAAAGCAGATGCCCTGCGGGAACCTGCTCCTGTCATCAACTGTTGTGCTCTCTGGCTGCAGCCCGAAAAAAATTCTCCGGCTGTTTTACCTGCTCAATGTGCGTTACATTTTGGAGAGCAAGTTCTTCTGGCATCAGCGGCACTTCATTTTTTCTACAGTGGAAAGAAAATGGAAACGGGAGCAGTCAGAGCTCATTTCGCAGCTTCAGGACGAGGGAAGAAGTCTAGAGCTGATTGGTGATGGGCGGTCAGATAGCCCAGGACACTGTGCCAAATATGGCACATACACTCTCATCGAACAGGGACTGGGGAAAGTCCTGGATATACAGATTGTGCAG GAGATGTCATCCAGTGGCCACCAAGATGTGACCTGGCTCGATTAG